A genomic stretch from Clostridia bacterium includes:
- a CDS encoding GerAB/ArcD/ProY family transporter has protein sequence MQKISRFEAVSLTVNLLCCKLFLLTPSFFIENAGSASLLTVLMIYAIALLFFLFFKKRTDSNLFSLMPSSFLKRLFHFTALLLTLFCCTVNLSLLIYFLKLLAFPRSPFLFLAIPFGLGMIVCAKGGIQSIGKTNGFFVPILFGVLLFLLALHLKKFSFFNLFPFFGKGVSETFVSGIFMLSSLFEILILFYLTEDYNGNISAVAFPSLFISALLYLFVIGATLLTDTSRTLPAVFTVMQTGLFGRSDGLFLILYTLSGLLYLSSMLFFATRMFQKAFLTPHRKPLCTPLALLCIAFSEITFLNPEGQAFLKHAGLFLWLIPFLIPLILMMLPKKKKETPHV, from the coding sequence ATGCAAAAAATATCCCGTTTCGAGGCGGTTTCTCTTACCGTAAATCTGCTTTGCTGTAAGCTGTTTTTATTAACCCCCTCATTTTTCATTGAAAACGCAGGCAGTGCTTCGCTTTTAACCGTACTGATGATTTACGCAATCGCACTTCTGTTTTTTCTGTTTTTTAAAAAAAGAACAGACAGCAATCTCTTTTCTCTGATGCCATCCTCTTTTTTAAAGCGCCTGTTTCATTTTACCGCTCTGCTTCTGACCCTGTTTTGCTGTACCGTAAACTTAAGCCTGCTCATCTACTTTTTAAAGCTTCTGGCATTCCCCCGCTCCCCCTTTTTATTCCTGGCAATCCCCTTCGGGCTTGGTATGATTGTCTGCGCAAAGGGCGGTATACAAAGCATCGGCAAAACCAACGGCTTTTTTGTACCCATTCTGTTCGGTGTACTTTTGTTTCTGCTTGCCCTGCACCTTAAGAAATTTTCGTTTTTCAACCTGTTTCCCTTTTTCGGGAAAGGCGTGTCCGAAACATTTGTAAGCGGTATTTTTATGCTTTCCTCGCTGTTTGAAATTCTGATTTTGTTTTATCTGACCGAGGATTACAACGGGAACATTTCTGCCGTTGCATTTCCTTCCTTGTTCATTTCTGCCCTTTTGTATCTGTTTGTCATCGGTGCCACCCTGCTTACAGACACGTCACGCACCTTGCCCGCCGTTTTTACCGTTATGCAGACAGGCTTGTTTGGCAGAAGCGACGGCTTGTTTTTAATTTTGTACACCCTTTCGGGACTGCTGTATCTTTCATCCATGCTCTTTTTTGCCACAAGAATGTTCCAAAAAGCATTTTTGACGCCACACCGGAAGCCCCTATGCACACCGCTTGCCTTGCTTTGTATTGCGTTCAGCGAAATTACGTTTTTAAATCCTGAAGGACAAGCCTTTTTAAAGCACGCAGGGCTGTTTCTATGGCTGATTCCGTTTTTGATTCCGCTTATCCTTATGATGCTGCCCAAAAAGAAAAAGGAGACACCCCATGTGTAA
- a CDS encoding spore germination protein encodes MYKITAFSNTKDMKTSNFFKKLFRYTPETPKTDFVPKAPEAPPEEPDLAQNIFLSCAENLTFIRAVYSLPQNSDIKVREFLIGQSKKAFLLFVEGLVRDDSIGNHILAPLMLLPQSDITPDKLNDQLLLNNQVTQKQTFADVFSEVNMGNCLVFVEGFSSAFSVDVKGWERRGIDSPITEHVIYGPHEGFNENFKVNTALIRKNLRNENLVCETLSLGKQSKTPCALLYIKNVTNMSLVKEMKRRLRSIDADFVYQAGEVEQFIEDASFALSPQFLTTERPDKTASALVEGKVAIIVHGSPFALIAPVAFTEFLTSPEDQNVRFPFANLMKGIRLLGILSSFLLSGIYIAIVNFHHEMIPPDLLFAIESARESVPFSALFEILLMEIAFDIIREASLRVPSPIGSTVGIIGGLIVGQAAVSANLVSPLAIIIVSLTGIGSFATPNYALNFTFRFARYLYILLGASFGFLGITAGLFLHATLLSEVKSLGVSLFTTLASDDKKSLLSFLFQPPAWKKESRHSYVQAQQTELQAKISRKWVE; translated from the coding sequence ATGTATAAAATTACCGCCTTTTCAAATACTAAGGACATGAAAACATCTAATTTTTTTAAAAAACTGTTTCGTTACACCCCTGAAACACCCAAAACCGATTTTGTTCCCAAAGCCCCTGAGGCACCGCCTGAAGAGCCTGATTTAGCACAAAATATTTTCTTAAGCTGTGCCGAAAATCTGACCTTTATCCGAGCGGTTTATTCCCTGCCTCAAAACAGCGATATAAAGGTGCGCGAATTTTTAATCGGCCAATCCAAAAAAGCCTTTTTACTGTTTGTGGAAGGCTTAGTTCGGGACGACAGCATCGGCAACCACATTTTAGCGCCTTTAATGCTTCTGCCCCAATCAGACATCACCCCTGACAAATTAAACGACCAACTGCTCCTGAACAACCAAGTCACCCAAAAGCAAACCTTTGCAGACGTTTTCAGCGAAGTGAACATGGGAAACTGCCTGGTTTTTGTAGAAGGCTTTTCTTCGGCATTTTCGGTAGACGTCAAAGGTTGGGAACGCCGTGGTATTGATTCTCCCATCACCGAGCATGTCATCTACGGTCCCCACGAGGGCTTTAACGAAAATTTCAAGGTCAACACCGCACTCATCCGCAAAAATTTAAGAAACGAAAATTTAGTATGCGAAACCCTTTCTTTAGGAAAACAAAGCAAGACTCCCTGCGCATTGCTTTATATTAAAAACGTAACCAATATGTCTCTGGTTAAAGAAATGAAACGCAGGCTTAGAAGCATTGATGCCGACTTTGTGTATCAGGCAGGCGAAGTGGAGCAATTTATCGAAGATGCTTCCTTTGCCCTTTCTCCGCAGTTTTTAACCACCGAACGTCCCGACAAAACTGCAAGCGCGCTGGTGGAAGGAAAGGTCGCCATCATTGTGCACGGCAGTCCCTTTGCGCTGATCGCACCGGTGGCATTTACCGAATTTTTAACCAGCCCCGAGGATCAGAATGTCCGTTTTCCCTTTGCAAACTTAATGAAAGGAATCCGCCTTTTGGGCATCCTTTCTTCCTTTTTATTGTCGGGCATTTATATTGCCATTGTAAATTTTCACCATGAAATGATTCCGCCCGACTTGCTGTTTGCCATAGAATCCGCGCGGGAATCGGTTCCGTTTTCGGCTCTTTTTGAGATTTTGCTGATGGAAATCGCCTTTGACATTATCCGCGAAGCCAGCCTGCGTGTTCCCTCTCCCATCGGCTCAACCGTCGGTATCATCGGCGGTCTGATTGTGGGGCAGGCGGCAGTTTCTGCAAACTTAGTGAGTCCCCTTGCCATCATCATTGTTTCGCTGACGGGCATCGGTTCGTTTGCAACGCCCAATTACGCCTTAAACTTTACCTTCCGCTTTGCCCGTTATCTCTACATTCTTTTAGGCGCAAGCTTTGGCTTTTTGGGCATTACTGCTGGGCTATTTTTGCACGCAACCCTCCTTTCCGAAGTAAAATCCTTGGGTGTTTCTCTTTTTACCACCTTAGCAAGTGACGACAAAAAAAGCCTTTTATCCTTTTTGTTCCAACCGCCTGCCTGGAAAAAAGAAAGTCGACACAGCTATGTGCAGGCACAACAAACCGAATTGCAGGCAAAAATCAGCAGAAAGTGGGTGGAATAA
- a CDS encoding DUF3794 domain-containing protein gives MDMKKDEILYQAVAGNGKTGVSQEMDMTLTEADTELEKVLRTEATVTVNSTEVQKDKVMVQGIVHCFVLCQNADGDVKRLSGEQAFTEAVDVKGCDTDCIAITDTAVQKADARIVNGRKVSARVHADIAVCSYKEERQELVTEIEEQGIEQKRQPLSFMQSCGAHQKRFEIREQVEIANENPSVYEILRVDGKISTDGYRIVNNKVVVKADLNVVILYVNDENYQLCTASLCIPFTEIFEVDGIEEDWLFLQNIAVESIQFESEADTKGEMRVLNINCMANATAKMFKPQTIAVLNDCYGVRQNVEKVTDRFSVFRHAGDLSGQTGFKGQIELGEMPKVGQVFYLSAEPEVKHTTVENGMCDIQGTVKVQVHYITEDAKLPLAVLEKEIPFAERFSCSAENAKPELLVQASGISYTLNGDYVIDIRGNLVFTGVLLSEEPVQAVRAVSVTEAENKKDLPSVTICFAKDGEGLWDVAKRYSTSVQSIMDANGIHENTSLSGRQLIVPKYK, from the coding sequence ATGGACATGAAAAAAGACGAAATTTTATATCAGGCGGTGGCGGGAAACGGGAAAACGGGTGTGTCGCAGGAGATGGACATGACGTTGACGGAAGCGGATACCGAGCTTGAAAAGGTTTTGCGGACAGAAGCAACCGTAACGGTAAACAGTACCGAAGTGCAAAAGGATAAGGTTATGGTACAGGGCATAGTGCATTGCTTTGTGCTTTGTCAAAATGCGGACGGAGATGTAAAACGGCTTTCGGGTGAGCAGGCGTTTACCGAGGCGGTGGATGTAAAGGGATGCGACACAGACTGCATTGCGATAACCGATACAGCGGTTCAAAAAGCAGATGCACGCATTGTAAATGGCAGAAAGGTAAGCGCAAGAGTGCACGCAGACATTGCGGTTTGCAGCTATAAAGAAGAAAGACAGGAGTTGGTTACCGAAATTGAAGAGCAGGGCATAGAACAAAAAAGGCAACCCCTTTCGTTTATGCAAAGCTGTGGAGCGCATCAGAAACGGTTTGAAATCCGCGAGCAGGTAGAAATTGCAAACGAAAATCCGTCGGTTTACGAAATTTTGAGGGTGGACGGTAAAATCAGCACCGACGGGTATAGAATCGTAAACAACAAGGTGGTGGTCAAAGCGGATTTGAACGTGGTTATTTTGTATGTAAATGACGAAAACTATCAGCTTTGCACCGCATCGCTTTGTATTCCGTTTACCGAAATTTTTGAGGTGGACGGCATCGAAGAGGATTGGCTGTTTCTGCAAAACATTGCAGTAGAAAGTATTCAGTTTGAATCGGAAGCCGATACAAAGGGCGAAATGCGCGTGCTGAATATAAATTGCATGGCAAACGCAACCGCTAAAATGTTTAAACCGCAAACGATAGCCGTACTCAACGACTGCTACGGGGTACGACAGAATGTGGAAAAGGTGACCGATCGCTTTTCGGTTTTCCGGCATGCGGGGGATTTAAGCGGTCAGACAGGCTTTAAAGGACAGATTGAACTCGGTGAGATGCCCAAGGTGGGGCAGGTGTTTTATTTAAGTGCCGAGCCTGAGGTGAAGCACACGACCGTTGAAAACGGCATGTGCGATATACAGGGAACGGTGAAAGTGCAGGTGCATTATATTACGGAGGATGCTAAGCTGCCCCTCGCGGTGCTGGAAAAGGAGATTCCTTTTGCCGAGCGGTTTTCCTGCAGTGCAGAAAACGCAAAACCGGAACTTTTGGTGCAGGCAAGCGGAATCAGTTATACCTTAAACGGAGATTATGTGATTGATATCCGCGGAAATTTGGTGTTTACGGGTGTGTTACTCTCGGAAGAACCTGTGCAGGCGGTGCGTGCGGTATCCGTAACCGAGGCGGAAAATAAAAAGGATTTACCCTCGGTTACCATATGCTTTGCAAAGGACGGAGAAGGATTATGGGACGTGGCAAAGCGGTATTCCACATCGGTGCAGTCCATTATGGATGCAAACGGTATTCATGAAAACACTTCTCTTTCGGGCAGGCAGTTGATTGTACCCAAATATAAATAA
- a CDS encoding Gfo/Idh/MocA family oxidoreductase, translating to MKTIAVIGCGRIADAAHFPAFEKIDGVRIKYACDLILEKAEAAKAKYTKIEQCITDYNIALADEEVEAVYVLTPNYAHYTITMDALKAGKHVFCEKPITVNYDLSCEMAEAANKAGKLLNIGVCNRYHKSVEMLEEMNRQGKFGNIYHVYCSFRAHRSIPGLGGAFTTKAESGGGVLIDWGVHYMDLILYILGGPKLETLTCNAYNEMAKDMKNYKYTSMWAENTADVENGTNDVDDFITGFIRTDKASISFNGAWAQNIFKGDTFIDFMGDKGGARLTYGGKFEFYDGETLSTIIPEYNIPNMYEEENKAFLKAIDTGEKTKTHIDNILESAKLLDRLYKSADLKKEIEA from the coding sequence ATGAAAACAATAGCAGTTATCGGTTGCGGTAGAATTGCGGATGCTGCACATTTTCCGGCGTTTGAAAAAATTGATGGCGTGCGCATCAAATATGCCTGTGACCTGATTTTGGAAAAAGCAGAAGCAGCAAAAGCAAAATACACCAAAATTGAACAGTGTATTACAGATTATAACATTGCCTTGGCAGACGAGGAAGTGGAAGCGGTTTATGTACTTACCCCGAACTATGCGCACTACACCATAACCATGGATGCGTTAAAGGCGGGCAAGCATGTATTCTGTGAAAAGCCCATTACCGTAAACTATGATTTGTCCTGCGAAATGGCAGAAGCGGCAAACAAAGCAGGCAAGCTTTTAAATATTGGTGTTTGTAACCGTTATCATAAGTCGGTTGAAATGCTGGAAGAAATGAACAGACAGGGTAAATTCGGTAACATTTATCATGTTTACTGCTCTTTCCGCGCACATCGCTCCATTCCGGGACTCGGTGGTGCGTTCACCACAAAAGCGGAGTCGGGCGGTGGCGTTCTGATTGATTGGGGTGTGCATTACATGGACTTGATTTTGTACATCTTAGGCGGTCCGAAGCTGGAAACTCTTACCTGTAACGCGTATAACGAAATGGCAAAGGATATGAAGAACTACAAATATACCAGCATGTGGGCAGAAAATACCGCTGATGTTGAAAACGGTACCAATGATGTAGACGATTTTATTACCGGCTTTATCCGTACCGATAAGGCGTCCATTTCCTTTAACGGTGCATGGGCACAGAATATTTTCAAAGGTGATACCTTTATTGATTTTATGGGTGATAAGGGCGGTGCGCGTCTGACTTACGGCGGTAAGTTTGAATTCTATGACGGTGAAACCCTGTCTACCATTATTCCCGAATACAATATTCCGAATATGTACGAAGAAGAAAATAAAGCATTCTTAAAAGCAATCGATACCGGCGAAAAGACTAAAACCCATATCGATAACATTTTAGAAAGTGCAAAGCTTCTTGACAGACTGTACAAGTCGGCAGACCTTAAAAAAGAAATCGAAGCCTAA